One window of the Fibrobacter sp. UWR4 genome contains the following:
- a CDS encoding RNA-directed DNA polymerase — translation MKKRISVVKSKILTADDLVLPLLEAYYQARRHKRNTVNQLQFELSLEQSIYDLSRELSSRTYDLRPSICFINETPVKREIIAANFRDRVVHHLLCNWICPIFDRQFIHDCYSCRVGRGTDFAVSRAKYFMVSESRDFTRECWSLRLDISGFFMGIHRDILYQLCVEGLSRGKWAGVPDKDLCMFLLKKFIYNNPLDNAIFRSPPSAWNDLPLNKSLRGTSVNCGLPIGNLTSQWFGNIYLNRLDQFVKHQLKIRCYGRYVDDMLLVHHDKSVLLEAIFKIRDYLKSRLHLNLNEKKTRLQPIQKGFPMLGAYILPYRTYPGRRTVKNFVECVKNPCRDEDKQKSRVQSYLGYMGHYNAYRLTQSIQQGT, via the coding sequence TTGAAAAAAAGAATAAGTGTCGTGAAATCAAAAATTTTAACGGCAGATGACTTGGTTCTCCCTCTACTGGAGGCGTACTATCAAGCACGTCGCCATAAAAGGAACACGGTAAACCAGCTGCAGTTTGAACTAAGCCTGGAACAGTCTATCTATGATTTATCGCGAGAATTGTCTTCAAGAACGTATGATCTCAGGCCATCCATTTGCTTTATCAACGAAACTCCTGTAAAACGCGAAATCATTGCAGCAAACTTTCGTGATAGGGTTGTGCACCATTTGCTGTGTAACTGGATTTGCCCCATATTCGACCGACAGTTCATTCATGATTGCTACAGCTGCCGTGTTGGCCGTGGAACCGATTTTGCCGTGAGCCGCGCAAAGTATTTTATGGTATCTGAAAGCCGTGATTTTACAAGGGAATGTTGGTCTTTGCGTCTTGACATTAGTGGTTTCTTTATGGGAATCCACCGGGATATCCTGTATCAGCTTTGTGTAGAGGGCTTGAGTCGTGGCAAGTGGGCGGGTGTTCCCGACAAGGACTTGTGCATGTTTCTTCTAAAAAAGTTTATCTACAATAATCCTTTGGATAACGCTATTTTTCGAAGTCCACCAAGTGCTTGGAATGACCTTCCGTTAAATAAGAGCCTTCGAGGAACTTCAGTAAACTGTGGACTTCCCATCGGTAATCTTACCAGCCAGTGGTTTGGTAATATCTACTTGAATAGATTGGACCAGTTTGTAAAGCATCAGCTGAAAATTCGCTGCTATGGCCGCTATGTTGATGATATGCTTCTGGTTCATCACGACAAGTCTGTTCTTTTAGAAGCAATCTTCAAGATTCGGGATTATCTTAAATCACGGTTGCATTTGAATCTAAATGAAAAGAAAACAAGGCTTCAACCTATACAGAAAGGTTTTCCTATGCTTGGAGCCTATATTCTGCCGTACCGAACTTATCCTGGCAGGCGTACGGTTAAAAACTTTGTAGAATGTGTAAAGAATCCTTGCCGTGATGAAGATAAGCAGAAAAGTAGAGTCCAAAGCTACCTGGGCTATATGGGGCATTATAACGCATATCGGCTTACCCAGTCTATTCAACAAGGAACATGA
- the mutS gene encoding DNA mismatch repair protein MutS: MACTPLMQQYYDIKAQNPGCILFFRMGDFFELFEDDAVIASKILGITLTSRNNGASGATPLCGFPHHAAERYIPKMVAAGYRVAICEQVEDPKLAKGIVKRDIVEIISAGTAMNEANLDAKEANYLCAYVPSAAEKNAEGKGAELAAFAIADVTTGYLATSKSSVQAFECEFCRRMPKEIVVPEGTKIPDGVMDLIKSENILITELPAFQFGEEAAKDTLFNHFKVEALDGLGLDGRTEETSVTGALLQYLMYQKKSELSHFTALEILNLDDYMTLDPSTLRNLELVRPLNADDISSTLCYVLDFTVTAMGGRTLKDWVSHPLISVDRIKAREEAVDELVNNPVALDELKESLTSILDMERLMGRVGSGRANARDLAGMGRSLAQASKVADVLEGLQSPIFEPMREALVRAQGRGEELLSQFNDDLPLTVREGGMIREGANAELDAMNADIKDRRQWIASLETREKERLGIPSLKVGYNKVFGYYIEVTRAAMAKATNPIPDEYIRKQTTVNAERYITPEMKECESVISNAEVNIHALEYKIFSELRDRVNSWRAELQEIANAIARVDTLYSFARAARKYNYVCPEVFEGSGIEIKGGFHPVIVAVNPDLDFISNDVKLSPEATRLMLITGPNMAGKSTYLRQTGLIVLMAQIGCFVPAESARIGVVDRIFTRVGASDRLSRGLSTFMVEMIETANILRNATAHSLVLLDEIGRGTSTFDGLSIAWAIVETLHDEPARAALTLFATHYHELTGLVEDLEHAGNYQVAVQEKGDKLLFLHKILEGACDSSYGIHVAEMAGLPNNVLRRARKILMRLEKHKIDPSDEAANKKLKEKPQVDLFAPPDESTMLLKEEIRRLHPEEMTPMQALQTLMDLKENYGK, translated from the coding sequence ATGGCTTGTACTCCTTTAATGCAGCAGTATTACGATATCAAGGCTCAGAATCCAGGCTGCATTTTGTTCTTTAGAATGGGCGACTTCTTCGAGTTGTTTGAAGATGATGCTGTAATCGCCTCCAAAATTTTAGGTATTACACTCACAAGCCGCAATAACGGCGCATCCGGTGCTACGCCTCTTTGCGGATTCCCGCACCACGCCGCGGAACGTTACATTCCCAAGATGGTTGCCGCTGGTTACCGCGTGGCCATCTGCGAACAGGTGGAAGACCCCAAGCTTGCCAAGGGTATCGTCAAGCGTGACATTGTGGAAATCATCAGCGCCGGTACCGCCATGAACGAAGCCAACCTGGACGCCAAGGAAGCAAATTACCTTTGCGCCTACGTCCCGTCTGCCGCAGAAAAAAATGCCGAAGGCAAGGGCGCGGAACTTGCAGCCTTCGCTATCGCTGATGTGACTACGGGTTACCTGGCTACCAGCAAGAGTTCCGTTCAGGCATTTGAATGTGAATTCTGCCGTCGCATGCCTAAGGAAATTGTTGTTCCCGAAGGAACCAAGATTCCCGATGGCGTCATGGACTTGATCAAGTCCGAAAACATCTTGATTACAGAACTTCCTGCCTTCCAGTTTGGGGAAGAAGCTGCCAAGGACACGCTTTTCAACCACTTCAAGGTGGAAGCCTTGGATGGCCTCGGTCTGGATGGCCGCACCGAAGAAACTTCCGTGACGGGTGCCTTGCTGCAGTACCTCATGTACCAGAAAAAATCTGAACTGAGCCACTTTACGGCTCTGGAGATTTTGAATCTGGACGACTACATGACACTGGATCCGTCCACCTTGCGCAATCTGGAACTGGTGCGTCCGTTGAATGCCGACGACATCAGCAGCACCCTCTGTTATGTGCTGGACTTTACCGTCACTGCCATGGGTGGCCGTACTTTGAAGGATTGGGTGAGCCATCCTTTGATTTCTGTGGATCGCATTAAGGCTCGCGAAGAAGCCGTCGATGAACTGGTAAATAACCCGGTGGCCCTTGATGAACTGAAGGAATCCCTCACTTCCATTCTGGATATGGAACGTTTGATGGGACGCGTAGGTTCTGGTCGCGCCAACGCTCGAGACCTTGCTGGAATGGGCCGCTCCCTGGCTCAGGCATCCAAGGTGGCCGATGTTCTGGAAGGATTGCAGTCGCCCATCTTTGAACCCATGCGTGAAGCACTCGTCCGCGCTCAGGGTAGGGGAGAGGAACTTCTTAGTCAATTTAATGATGACCTGCCTTTGACTGTTCGTGAAGGCGGAATGATTCGCGAAGGCGCCAATGCAGAACTGGATGCCATGAATGCCGATATCAAGGATCGTCGCCAGTGGATTGCTTCTTTGGAAACCCGCGAAAAGGAACGTCTGGGAATTCCTAGCCTTAAAGTGGGCTACAACAAGGTGTTCGGTTACTATATCGAGGTGACCCGCGCCGCCATGGCCAAGGCTACGAACCCCATTCCTGATGAGTATATTCGTAAACAGACCACGGTGAACGCTGAACGCTACATCACTCCGGAAATGAAGGAATGTGAATCCGTCATCAGCAATGCCGAAGTGAATATTCACGCTCTGGAATACAAGATTTTCTCTGAACTCCGCGACCGCGTCAACTCCTGGCGCGCAGAACTTCAGGAAATTGCCAACGCCATTGCCCGCGTTGATACGCTGTACAGCTTTGCTCGTGCAGCTCGCAAGTACAACTACGTCTGCCCCGAAGTTTTCGAAGGCTCCGGCATTGAAATCAAGGGTGGTTTCCATCCTGTGATTGTGGCGGTGAATCCGGATCTAGACTTCATCAGCAATGATGTGAAGTTGTCGCCCGAGGCCACCCGACTGATGCTGATTACAGGCCCTAATATGGCTGGTAAATCCACTTACCTGCGTCAGACTGGCTTAATCGTTTTGATGGCGCAAATCGGCTGCTTCGTGCCTGCGGAATCTGCCCGCATTGGCGTTGTGGACCGCATCTTTACCCGCGTTGGCGCCAGCGACCGCCTAAGCCGCGGCCTCTCTACTTTCATGGTGGAAATGATCGAGACGGCAAACATCTTGCGTAACGCAACGGCTCACAGCCTTGTGCTTCTGGACGAAATTGGCCGCGGTACCAGTACCTTCGACGGCCTCTCCATTGCCTGGGCCATCGTAGAGACTTTGCACGACGAACCGGCCCGCGCTGCCTTGACGCTATTCGCAACCCACTACCACGAATTGACGGGCCTGGTGGAAGACCTTGAGCATGCCGGAAACTATCAGGTGGCAGTTCAGGAAAAAGGCGACAAGCTGCTGTTCCTCCACAAGATTCTTGAAGGGGCGTGCGACTCTAGCTATGGTATTCACGTGGCAGAAATGGCGGGGCTTCCCAACAACGTGTTGCGCCGTGCCCGCAAGATCCTGATGCGTCTTGAAAAGCATAAGATCGACCCCAGCGACGAAGCCGCCAACAAGAAACTGAAGGAAAAGCCCCAGGTTGATTTGTTCGCTCCTCCTGATGAAAGCACCATGCTCCTGAAGGAAGAAATCCGCCGACTCCATCCCGAAGAAATGACCCCCATGCAGGCTCTCCAGACCCTCATGGACCTGAAGGAAAACTACGGGAAATAG
- the scpB gene encoding SMC-Scp complex subunit ScpB, whose product MAEDQNLDELTEESAELPKVESQEDLARIIQALVFASPDVVTLKKLREILGDFLDARLVSDALIAANDSLNKINSPFEIVEQAGGYRFRTRAKYYPWVRKLFPEVNARRLSQAALETLAVIAYQQPITKAAIEQVRGVSSVDGPIRNLLDKKFIALGSRAETVGNPYTYVTTQEFMKYFGINRIPEDLPRLREFSELLEAGALVPQYAKPESVVVEEPVEPEENPDQVELSMGDL is encoded by the coding sequence ATGGCAGAAGATCAGAACTTAGATGAATTGACCGAAGAATCTGCGGAACTTCCTAAAGTTGAAAGTCAGGAAGATCTTGCACGTATTATCCAGGCCCTGGTTTTTGCATCCCCCGATGTAGTGACCCTGAAGAAGCTCCGTGAAATTTTGGGGGACTTCCTGGATGCACGTTTGGTGTCCGATGCCCTGATCGCAGCCAATGATTCCTTGAACAAAATCAATTCTCCTTTCGAAATTGTGGAACAGGCTGGTGGCTATCGTTTCCGTACTCGAGCCAAATATTATCCTTGGGTCCGCAAACTGTTCCCGGAAGTGAATGCCCGCCGCTTGAGCCAGGCAGCCCTTGAAACTCTGGCTGTAATCGCTTACCAGCAGCCCATTACCAAGGCTGCCATTGAACAGGTCCGTGGCGTGTCTTCCGTGGATGGTCCCATTCGTAATTTGCTGGATAAGAAGTTTATCGCTTTGGGTTCCCGCGCAGAAACAGTGGGTAACCCCTACACTTATGTAACAACTCAGGAATTCATGAAGTACTTCGGTATCAATCGCATTCCCGAAGATTTGCCCCGTCTCCGTGAATTCAGTGAACTTCTGGAAGCCGGCGCTCTGGTACCTCAGTATGCCAAGCCCGAATCTGTTGTGGTTGAAGAACCTGTGGAACCGGAAGAAAACCCGGATCAGGTTGAACTTTCTATGGGAGACCTGTAA
- a CDS encoding FISUMP domain-containing protein, whose amino-acid sequence MKYLSVILSSFPRVILSEAKNLAVLLAAAFFLASCSVYDNYSEDSYNAFWGIAENDVNSSSADEKVSSSVNEGVSSSSKTPDKDGESISSSSVKKDDSSSSSKKDTTYVVIVNPSSSSQKVESAGSSAVDNPGSSSSKVPDPIESSSSAVTFRCGLDSIVDSEEYLGRKYATVKYGSQCWLAENSYRAVGESKCYNDAPENCEIYGRLYNFADAQFACPEGTHLPSEEEWIALQTTVTRDNGGLDLKSTETWSAKPGQSGSKFSAKAAGYYDAEEEEFVSLGGFAGFWSSTDVGGMMATYMYLSSSNQNFIDGYKEQSNFYSVRCLKD is encoded by the coding sequence ATGAAGTATTTAAGTGTCATTCTGAGCTCATTCCCTCGTGTCATTCTGAGCGAAGCGAAGAATCTAGCAGTCCTCCTTGCGGCAGCCTTTTTCCTTGCTTCCTGTTCTGTTTACGATAACTACAGCGAGGATTCTTACAATGCTTTCTGGGGCATTGCCGAAAATGACGTAAATTCCAGCTCTGCCGACGAAAAAGTTTCTAGTTCTGTAAATGAGGGGGTCTCTAGCAGTTCCAAGACCCCTGATAAGGATGGTGAGTCTATCTCCAGCTCCAGCGTCAAGAAGGATGACTCGTCCAGTAGCAGCAAAAAAGACACCACCTATGTGGTAATCGTCAATCCGTCCAGCTCTTCGCAGAAGGTCGAATCTGCAGGAAGTTCCGCAGTTGACAATCCCGGCAGTTCTTCTTCCAAGGTCCCTGATCCGATAGAATCCAGTTCCTCTGCCGTAACATTCAGATGCGGCCTGGATAGCATTGTAGATTCTGAAGAGTATCTCGGTCGAAAATATGCAACGGTAAAGTATGGTTCCCAATGTTGGCTTGCGGAAAATTCCTACAGGGCTGTTGGCGAATCCAAGTGTTACAATGATGCACCGGAAAATTGCGAGATTTACGGTCGTCTGTACAATTTTGCCGATGCACAGTTCGCTTGCCCCGAGGGAACTCATCTGCCTTCCGAAGAAGAGTGGATTGCTTTGCAGACTACGGTTACTCGAGACAATGGCGGTCTGGATCTGAAGTCCACTGAGACATGGTCAGCGAAGCCCGGACAGTCTGGCAGCAAATTTAGCGCCAAGGCCGCCGGCTACTATGATGCCGAAGAGGAAGAATTCGTTTCTCTGGGAGGCTTTGCCGGTTTCTGGAGTTCCACCGATGTAGGAGGCATGATGGCCACTTATATGTACCTGTCGTCATCGAACCAGAATTTTATCGATGGCTACAAGGAACAGTCTAATTTCTATTCGGTACGCTGCCTGAAAGATTAG
- a CDS encoding DUF2971 domain-containing protein — MRKKTLRLGNGNVVNDTNERFENEKYVESEEDTLSSLQFNPIKEKEDLKKFFLKKEAYSKFVNGEKNYYFYWFTTYDKLELLVNKKTLKLGFPPKWYDYVDRIFIEAYSNEIELGKRIYASCITTQKTSLMWQNYAFKENSVLIIFNGRKLLELLGEKILFYPVMYIPHLEKRKKQKILVPNKLLYPFIKRYSYQDEREWRIISTKQNLRFKTIKDLIESVSISDFAYEKKLLESKNQSEANYLLIEKQKERFKKKVEKLCEKISPQKRYLRNDWTFVNKSVIRNYCADLGDLS, encoded by the coding sequence ATGAGAAAGAAAACTCTACGGCTTGGGAATGGAAATGTTGTGAATGATACAAACGAGCGCTTTGAAAACGAAAAATATGTGGAATCAGAAGAGGATACATTATCTTCATTGCAATTCAATCCTATAAAAGAAAAAGAAGATTTAAAAAAATTCTTTTTGAAAAAAGAGGCATATAGTAAATTTGTTAATGGGGAAAAGAATTACTATTTTTATTGGTTTACTACTTATGATAAACTAGAGTTACTCGTAAATAAGAAAACGTTAAAGCTAGGTTTTCCTCCAAAGTGGTATGATTATGTTGATAGAATTTTTATTGAAGCATATTCCAATGAAATTGAACTTGGAAAAAGAATTTATGCGTCTTGTATAACTACGCAAAAAACATCTTTAATGTGGCAAAATTATGCTTTCAAAGAGAATTCTGTACTGATTATTTTTAATGGTCGAAAACTTCTGGAACTTCTGGGTGAAAAAATTCTGTTTTACCCTGTTATGTATATACCCCATTTAGAAAAAAGAAAAAAACAGAAAATTCTTGTGCCAAATAAATTGCTTTACCCGTTTATAAAGCGATATTCATATCAAGATGAACGGGAATGGCGCATTATATCTACAAAACAAAACTTGAGATTTAAGACAATTAAGGATCTGATTGAATCCGTCTCAATTAGTGACTTTGCCTATGAAAAAAAATTACTTGAGAGTAAGAATCAGTCAGAGGCTAATTATCTTTTGATTGAAAAGCAAAAAGAGAGGTTTAAGAAAAAGGTTGAGAAACTTTGTGAAAAAATCTCTCCCCAAAAAAGATACCTGCGAAATGACTGGACTTTTGTGAATAAGTCTGTTATTCGGAATTATTGTGCGGACTTAGGAGACTTATCATAA
- a CDS encoding fibrobacter succinogenes major paralogous domain-containing protein, with protein MKILKIAGFAIPLTLIACGDSGTTENITNNYTSGMEIAEKVSDLPKCTTDNEGDQVWVKEKGAASICVDGKWNVIGGSGAAADFGCETKNLADGSGVAIYCAGDSIGVVLNGKDGAKGDKGDIGETGAAGADGKDGVDGKDGAQGLQGEKGDAGSDGMPGIGCKVVSQTEDAVTIQCGDDLFSMNLNGGSGEVVVPGEDVVSLAKLSGVSQKGPFINGSTVTLFELDGSRSLVQTGRTFGGEIITDDGRFSVNNVSLKSSYVRMTANGFYRNEVTGKNSTASIVLNAYSDLQARSSVNINLLTHLEYYRVGYLMENGLESTIKASKKRAQKEIFAAFGIDNDGFGYSEDLDVFGEGDQNAALLAMSILLQGDRSEADLSALLASFGKDIEEDGTWDDKATRGTIANWAALRDGAGNFGVYRGYVERWDLGSVPEFEKYLRNFWSREYGLGVCGSDTVPVGTVKNATNNNGKASNDYAATYTSQTNKNRFICVDADSLKWREATDIEKDTMGLKHGELTTHEQASVINGQINTDYVYVYEGKQYRRGTDLDKNLGLGGCTKARVDSVWKSGSAWYTCVDTIVPNSKLNSLGIMTVWRTSTDIEKDTIHWSTLKSNFDGEVSKGQITDNYYIYEKSKGAWRNATQVEYDTYGIECSAEKIASTMNGLINTTKIYACNGTAWVFKRDNPQNHKFGTVADVRDNQVYLTVTIGSQTWMAENLNYDYNEGTAKSYCYSNSSANCDEYGRLYLWSAAMDSAAVFSNAGKGCGYGTTCAAASTSSATLVRGVCPEGWHLPSNSDWSILWTAIGGTSTAGTKLKSTSDWNSGGNGEDAYGFSVLPAGLYYDGSFRNAGYYGYFWSSTESDSNNAYGKYFLYDISDVDERNYGKYDGFSVRCLRNSN; from the coding sequence ATGAAAATTTTAAAAATTGCAGGATTTGCGATTCCTCTAACCTTGATTGCCTGTGGCGATTCCGGGACAACGGAAAATATTACCAATAATTATACCAGCGGGATGGAAATCGCAGAAAAGGTCTCGGACCTGCCCAAGTGTACTACGGATAACGAAGGTGACCAGGTGTGGGTCAAGGAAAAGGGTGCTGCAAGCATTTGCGTGGATGGCAAGTGGAATGTTATCGGCGGATCCGGCGCTGCTGCAGATTTTGGTTGTGAGACTAAGAACCTTGCGGATGGTTCCGGTGTCGCCATCTACTGCGCAGGGGATTCCATTGGTGTTGTGCTGAACGGCAAAGATGGTGCCAAGGGTGATAAAGGTGACATCGGTGAAACCGGTGCCGCAGGTGCCGATGGCAAGGACGGCGTTGATGGCAAAGATGGTGCGCAAGGTTTGCAGGGTGAAAAAGGCGATGCCGGTAGCGACGGGATGCCGGGCATAGGCTGCAAGGTCGTTTCCCAGACGGAAGATGCTGTGACAATTCAGTGCGGTGATGACCTGTTTAGCATGAACCTGAACGGCGGTAGTGGGGAAGTTGTTGTTCCCGGTGAAGATGTAGTTTCTCTTGCGAAGTTGAGCGGTGTTTCCCAGAAAGGGCCGTTTATCAACGGCTCCACGGTGACGCTCTTTGAACTGGACGGTAGCCGTAGCCTGGTGCAGACCGGTCGCACCTTCGGTGGTGAAATCATTACCGATGACGGTCGTTTTAGCGTGAACAACGTTTCCCTGAAGTCCAGCTATGTGCGCATGACCGCCAACGGTTTTTATCGCAACGAAGTCACTGGCAAGAACAGTACCGCTAGCATTGTTCTGAACGCCTATTCCGATTTGCAAGCCCGCAGCAGCGTGAACATCAACCTGCTGACCCACCTGGAATATTATCGTGTGGGCTACCTCATGGAAAACGGTCTGGAATCCACTATCAAGGCTTCCAAGAAACGCGCCCAGAAAGAAATCTTTGCCGCCTTCGGTATCGATAATGATGGCTTCGGCTATTCCGAAGATCTGGATGTATTTGGCGAAGGCGATCAGAATGCGGCACTGCTTGCCATGAGCATTTTGTTGCAGGGTGACCGCAGCGAAGCCGATCTAAGCGCCCTGCTTGCCAGCTTCGGTAAGGATATTGAGGAGGACGGAACCTGGGACGACAAGGCTACACGCGGCACCATCGCTAATTGGGCCGCCCTTCGCGATGGTGCAGGAAATTTCGGTGTATATCGTGGCTATGTGGAACGCTGGGACCTCGGCTCAGTACCTGAATTTGAAAAGTATCTGCGCAACTTCTGGAGCCGCGAATATGGTTTGGGCGTTTGTGGCAGCGACACTGTGCCCGTAGGCACCGTGAAGAACGCCACCAACAACAATGGCAAAGCAAGCAATGACTACGCAGCAACATACACCAGTCAAACCAACAAGAATCGCTTCATCTGCGTGGATGCCGACAGCCTCAAGTGGCGCGAGGCGACCGACATCGAGAAGGATACCATGGGCCTGAAGCATGGTGAACTCACCACTCATGAGCAGGCTTCAGTAATCAACGGTCAAATAAATACAGACTATGTCTATGTGTACGAGGGGAAACAGTACCGTCGTGGAACTGACCTGGACAAGAACCTTGGTCTTGGAGGCTGCACTAAGGCCCGCGTGGATTCCGTATGGAAGAGTGGTTCCGCATGGTATACTTGCGTGGATACGATTGTCCCTAACTCTAAGTTGAATTCTCTTGGAATAATGACTGTTTGGCGCACCTCTACAGACATCGAAAAGGATACAATCCACTGGTCTACTCTCAAGAGTAACTTTGATGGCGAGGTCAGCAAGGGACAGATTACAGACAACTACTACATCTACGAAAAGTCCAAAGGAGCCTGGCGCAATGCAACTCAGGTTGAATACGATACTTATGGTATTGAATGTTCTGCCGAAAAAATCGCTTCCACGATGAATGGCCTCATTAATACAACAAAGATTTACGCTTGTAACGGAACTGCCTGGGTGTTCAAACGCGACAATCCTCAGAATCATAAATTTGGAACAGTTGCAGATGTCCGTGACAATCAGGTATATTTAACAGTGACTATTGGTTCCCAGACCTGGATGGCAGAAAACTTGAACTACGACTACAACGAGGGAACTGCCAAGAGCTATTGCTATAGCAACAGCAGTGCCAACTGCGACGAGTATGGTCGTTTGTACCTGTGGTCGGCAGCCATGGACTCCGCGGCAGTCTTTAGCAATGCCGGAAAGGGTTGCGGTTATGGCACGACATGCGCAGCCGCTTCGACAAGTTCAGCGACCTTGGTGAGAGGCGTCTGCCCCGAGGGCTGGCACCTGCCTAGCAACTCCGATTGGAGTATTCTGTGGACTGCTATTGGAGGAACCTCTACCGCAGGAACCAAGCTGAAATCAACAAGCGATTGGAACAGCGGTGGCAATGGCGAAGATGCGTACGGTTTCTCCGTCCTTCCTGCTGGCCTCTACTACGATGGTAGCTTCCGCAATGCTGGCTACTACGGGTACTTCTGGTCTTCTACTGAGAGCGATAGTAATAACGCCTACGGCAAGTACTTCCTCTACGATATCTCGGACGTGGACGAGCGCAACTACGGTAAGTACGACGGCTTTTCTGTCCGTTGCCTCCGCAACTCCAACTAG
- a CDS encoding FISUMP domain-containing protein encodes MLRNSCKGFSVLPAGNYNNGSFNNAGNNGNFWSSTENNSNNAYNKNFNYNNSNVNENNNNKNNGFSVRCLRNSSGNPFVTMMPLKKEKYEKENSTAWEWKCCE; translated from the coding sequence TTGCTGCGAAATTCTTGTAAGGGTTTCTCCGTCCTTCCTGCTGGCAACTACAACAATGGTAGCTTCAACAATGCTGGCAACAACGGGAACTTCTGGTCTTCTACTGAGAACAATAGTAATAACGCCTACAACAAGAACTTCAACTACAATAACTCGAACGTGAACGAGAACAACAACAATAAGAACAACGGCTTTTCTGTCCGTTGCCTCCGCAACTCCTCTGGCAATCCGTTTGTAACAATGATGCCCCTAAAAAAGGAAAAATATGAGAAAGAAAACTCTACGGCTTGGGAATGGAAATGTTGTGAATGA